The region GCCTGGCCGGGGGAATCGGGGCTCTGCGGGCCGGAGACCAGTGTGGGCGTGTAGTAGTTGATGCCGAGCAGGTCGATCGGCGCGCCGATGGCCTGCTCGTCGCCGGGCTTGACCAGGGAGCCCCAGTCCACCAGGTGGTCGGTGTCGGCGCGCAGGTCCGCCGGGTAACCACCGTGCAGGATCGGGCCGGTGAAGATCTGGTTGCCGATCGCGTCGATCCGGCGGGCGGCGTCCAGATCGGCCGGGGCCGCGCTCAGGGCGCGGACCTGATGCAGGTTCAGGCTGATCGTGACCTTGGACGAGGTCGGCAGGGTGGCGTGCAGCGCGGCTACCGCCCGGCCGTGGCCGAGGTTGAGGTGGTGGGCGGCCCGCAGCGCGTCGCCCGCCCCGGTCCGGCCGGGCGCGTGCACCCCGGATCCGTAGCCCAGGAACGCGCTGCACCAGGGCTCGTTGAGGGTGGTCCAGATCGCGACCCGGTCGCCCAGGGCCCGGGCGGCGAGCGCCGCGTACTCGCCGAAGCGCTCCGCCGTCTCGCGAACGGGCCAGCCGCCCTGGTCCTCCAACTCCTGGGGCAGGTCCCAGTGGTAGAGCGTGGCGACCGGCTGGATCCCGGCGGCCAGCAGCTCGTCGGTCAGCCGCCGGTAGAAGTCCAGGCCGCGTTCGCTCACCGGGCCCCGGCCGGTGGGCTGCACCCGTGACCAGGAGATCGAGAAGCGGTAGGCCATCAAGCCGAATTCGCGCATCAGGGCGACGTCCTGACGAAAGCGGTGGTAGTGGTCGGTGGCGAGGTCGCCGGTGTCGCCCGCGTGCACTTTGCCCGGGGTGTGGCTGAAGGTGTCCCAGATCGAGGGGGTCCGGCCGTCCTCGCGCACGGCGCCCTCGATCTGGTAGGCGGCGGTGGCCGCGCCCCAGAGGAAGCCCGGCGGGAAGCGGAGCGGCTCGCCCTGCTGCTCGGCCGCGGCGCAGGGGGCGTCGGCGGGCTGGGGGGCAGGACCGGTGGCGGGGGCGGCTGCGCGGGGGCGGGTGGTGGACGACGGGTGCACGGCGGGCTCCTTGGTCACAGGTGCGGCGGGCGGTCGATCGGAGCAGTGTGGGAGCGCTCCCATATCGATGCCCCGAAGGTTGCTGCCTCCGCAGGACGCGTGTCAAGGGGCGAGGCCTGCGGTGTCTTCTCCGAACTGGACGACACGGGGCTGCAGTTGCTGCTCGCCCTGGTCCGCGACCAGCTCAGCGGGGCAGCGGCCGCGGCGGCGCCGTGCTGCTGCGCTCCACCAGGCTGGTGGCCAGGTCCATGCGCAGGGTGCTGGGCGGGTTGCCACGGGCGAGGTCGATCACCATGCGCGTGGCGGCCTCGGCCATTTCGGTCAGCGGCTGGCGCACGGTGGTCAGTGGCGGTCCCACCCAGCGGGCCACCGGCAGGTCGTCGAAGCCGACGACGCTGAGGTCTTCGGGGATGCGCAGCCCCAGCTCGCGTGCCGCCTCGTAGACTCCCAGGGCCTGCATGTCGTTCCCGGTGAACACGGCGGTGGGCCGGTCCGCAGGGCGCAGCAGTTCGAGTCCGGCCTGGTGGCCCGTCTGGTGGTTGAACTCGCCCTCGCGGACCAGGTCGGGGTCGAAGGTGATGCCCGCGATGTCGAGGGCCGCCCGGTAGCCGTCGATCCGGGCGCGGCTGCACATCATCCGGCGCGGTCCGGCGAGGATGCCGATCCGGCGGTGGCCGAGGTCGATCAGGTGGCGGGTGGCGGCCAGGCCGCCGTCCCAGTTGGTGGTGCCGACGGAGGGCACCTGCTGGCCCGGGTCGCCGGCCGGGTCCATCACCACGAACGGGATGTCACGGCTGGTCAACTGCGCCTGCTGGGAGGGGCTCAGGCCGGAGAGCACCAGGACCACGCCGGTGGGGCGCCGGGCGAGGACCCCGTCCATCCAGGACAGGCCCGGGGTCAGGCGCCCGGAGGACTCCGACAGGACGACGCTGAGCCCCTCCTCGCTCACCACGTTCTCGACGCCGCGGATGATCTCCATCGCCCAGAGGCTGTCGAGTTCGTGGAAGACGAGTTCGAGGAGCTGGCTGGACTGTACGGCAGCGCGCCGGCGCCGGTAGCCGTGCTGGCGCAGCAGGCCCTCCACCCGCTCCCGGGTGGCCGGTGCGACATCCGCTCGCCCGTTGAGGACCTTCGAAACAGTCGGGGTGGAGACTCCTGCCTCGATCGCGATTTCGGCGAGTGTCGCGGCTTTGGTCACGTGGTCCTCCTGTACTGCCCGGGCGGGCGAACTCCGTTGTAGTGATGACCGTACGGCACGGATGCTAGCGCCTCGGCGCCCTGCGTCGCTTGGTCGAACCGATGCGCTCCAGGCTCTTGACGGTCGATGGGGAGGCGCCTAGGTTCCCACAACATTCGGCAATTCCATCGAAACAATCGACCGATTGGCAGAGCATGGAACCCCTTCGGCTACTCCGCCTCCCGGGCCGGACGCAACCACGCCCCCGTCGGCATGGGACCGCGTGAGCGCGCCGACGTCATCCTGCCCCCCTTCGAGATGGCAGTGCGCGAGGGCCGCCCCCGCTCGGTCATGCACGCCTACACCGACACCGACGGCATCCCCTGCGCGGCCGACGAGTGGCTGCTCACCGAACTGCTCCGGGACACCTGGGGCTTCACCGGCACCGTCGTCGCCGACTACTTCGGCATCGCCTTCCTGAAGACGCTGCACGGCGTAGCCGGGGACTGGGCGCACGCAGCGGGGCTGGCCCTGGTCGCCGGTGTCGACGTGGAACTTCCCACCGTCAAGACCTTCGGACAGCCGCTGCTGGACGCCGTCGCCTCCGGCGCGGCACCCGAGGCGCTGATCGACTGGGCACTGCGCCGCGTACTGGTGCAGAAGATCCAACTCGGCCTGCTGGACCCCACCTGGAGCCCGGTGTCGGCGGCACTGGCCGAGGCCGACCTGAGCGATGCGCAGGCGCTGCGGGGCAGTGTCGACCTGGACCGGCCCGCCAACCGGTCCCTGGCCGGGCAGATCGCCGAACAGGCCGTGGTGCTGCTGCGCAACGACGGCATCCTGCCGCTGCGCGGCCCCCTGCGGATCGCGCTGATCGGCCCCAACGCGGACGAGCCCACCGCCGTGCTCGGCTGCTACGCCTTCCCGGTCCACGTCGGAGGGCAGTACCCGCGGACTCCGCTCGGCATCGAACTGCCCACCCTGCGCGAGGCCCTGGCGTCGGAGTTCACGGGGGGCAGGATCCGCACTGCGCTCGGCACGAGCGTCGACGGCGGCGAGGACTCCGGTTTCGCGGAGCGGTGTGGGTCGCGCGCGGCGCCGACGTCGTGGTGCTCGCTCTGGGCGACCGCGCCGGGCTCTTTGGCCGCGGCACCAGCGGCGAGGGCTGCGACGCGCCCTCGCCGTGGCTTCCGGGCGCTCAGCAGCGGCTGCTCGACGCTCTGCTGGATGCGGGGACACCCGTCGTGGTCACCCTGCTGGCCGGGCGGCCCTACGCACTGGGGCGGGCGGTGAGCGAGGCCGCCGCCATCGTGCAGTCCTTCTTCCCCGGCGAAGCCAGCACCGAGGCCATCGCCGGGGTGCTGAGCGGACGGGTCAACCGTTCCAATCAAGTGAGCAGGAGTGAGTCTTGGACCCAGTGCTGATCACTGCGCGCATCCCGAACGGTGTTGGATGCCCGACTGGTCGCCCGCGTTCTCTTGGTCCCTGTTCGGGTGCGTGCATCGTGTGCACGCTCCGTGACGGGGCGGCGGGTCTCCTCACGCCCCCGGTCACCCGGTTCGGCCTGGACGGTCCGATGCCCACGACGATCGCTCTGGTCGTCGTGGGGCGGTGCTGTCCGTCGCCGGATCGAGTGTCCGAGGGCGCGTCGTCCGATGGCAACAGCGGCGCTGTCGTGGCGGGTGGTGGTGCGTCGCGGGGTCGTGAGCGGCTTCTGCCAGTGCTGCGCGCCCCAGATGCTGGTGTAGGCGGGGTCGGCCGCGACGATCGCCAGGTCCAGCTCGGCGGCCATCGACACGAGGCGTGCCTTGAGTTTTCCGGTGGGGATGCCCGAGATGAGCTGTCGGAAGCGCTTCTTGCGGCCGTGCTTCTCGCGGGTCTTCTCATCCGCGAAGTCGAGGTTCTCCAGGCCGATCGCGTTGACGCCGCAGCGCTTGGCCCAGTGCAGCAGGCGCGTGATGGCGTGCCTGATCTGCGCGTCGCGGTGCCCAGCCGACCCGGACAGGTCGTAGGGGAAGCGGTGGGGCTCGCCGATGGGGTTGCCGTGCTTGTCCAGGCGCCAGGCGGCGAAGTGGTCGGCGTTGGTGTCGACGCCGACCATGCCATTCGCGCGGGCCCTCTCCAGCGGGACCGTGCGGACGACCGGCCGGGTCCATGCCGCGTCGAGGTACCACCGCCCGCGCGCGACGTCGTGGTGGATGCGGTACGCCACCGCCCGGTCGCCCTCGACGCGGTCGGCCCACTCGGCACCCCGGTGCGCGAACGCGACCCTGGCCGCCAGGACGTACCGGCTGTGTCCGGCGTTGGCCAGGGCAGCGAGCGGCGCGGGCAGCCTGATCGACACCTCACCGTCGGGGCTCACCCGGATCGTCTCATTGCCGTACCGCTTGCCCGACTCGCCGTCGGCGGACAGGAACCACCGCGCCGCCTCCCACCGCTGACGCCACTGCGCCTCGGTGAGCTGGGCGGCGGTCAGGTGGTGGCGGGTGTTCAGCAGCTTGCGGCCCCCGCGCACCACCCGCACCCGCCCAGCATCCCGATCCGCACCGACCGCGGCACGCCGCTCCTCCAGGGCGTGCAGGCGGCGGGACTTGACGAACCACTCCCGCCTGGACCGATAGCCACCCGAGGCATGCTTGTGGCCCTTCTCCCCGATCGGCAGGGACAACCGGTGGCGCAGCGTGCGGATACCGGCGTCCAGACTGTCCAGGTGTGCGGCCTGCCCCCGGCTCGACAGTGCCCACTGGTCGTGGGTGGCCTTGGTGATCGACCCGGCCCACCGCGACGACGACTGCGGGGTCAGGCCCCGTTTGCGAGCCGCCCAGCCGTCCGCGCAATGCCCCACACCATCCGCACACCGGATGGCCAGATCACGGGAGGCCAGCGAACCCAGATGCTCACCGACCAGCCGCAGGACCCTCTCGTCCTCCGACGTCAGCCCCTTGAGACGGTCACGCACCGACACCCCGCTCGGCCCGACCACCACGAACGGCGAGCCAATCGGCCGCAGCCTCCTCTTCTCCGACACGCCCGATCACCTCCCTCATCCACCGAGCAGAGCGAGCATAGGCACAATCACCGACAGACCATCAAAGCAGATCAAAAATTGCTGAATTGGACACGGATGGAACTCCTGGGGGAGAACTCCCGCACACTCAAGCGCACTTATACACACTCGGCGACCAGCAACCAACAACCCCTGCGGCCGGCTCCCGGTCAGCATCCCGGGCCACCCCGGCGCGCAGCCGGTCACCTACCTCGCCGCGCGCCTCGCGCAGGCCAGCGAGGTCTCCAGCATCGACCCCACGCCCGCCTTCGGCTTCGGACACGGCCTCGGCTACAGCGAGTTCGCCTGGTCGGCGCCGACCGTCGAGGTCGGTGAGAGCGGCACCGAGGGCGAGTTCCGCCTCGCGTTCGAGCTGCGCAACACGGGCGGGCGCGGGGGCTGCGAGGTCGTGCAGTTCTATCTGCACGACCCCGTCGCCACGGTTGTGCAGCCGGTGCAGCGCCTGGTCGGCTATCGGCGCATCCCGCTCGAGGCCGGGCCGCGGTGCCAGGTGCGGCTCGTCCTCCCCGCCGACCTGGCATCCTTCACCGGGCGCGACGGGCGCCGCGTCGTCGAGCCCGGCGCGCTGGAGCTGCGGATCTCCGCCTCCAGCACCGACGCCCGCTTCACCGTCCCGCTCCAGCTCACCGGCCCCGTCCGCACACTCGACCACACCCGCCGCCTGCACCCGAGCGTCACCGTCGAGCAGCTCTAGCCTCGGGGCATCCGGACAGTGCCCCCGACCCTGCTGTGACCAGCACGGTCGGGGGCACTTCCCGGCCGGCTAGCTCAGCGTCTTCACCGCCGCCGCGTCGTACGGCTTCAGCTCCTCGAACCGGTCGCCCAGGACCTTCGCCGCCCACAGCGGGTCCTGGAGCAGGGCGCGTCCGACGGCGACCAGGTCGAACTCCTCGCGCTCCAGCCGGTCGAGGAGGTTGTCGATGCCCTGGACCGGCGCGCCCTCGCCGCTGAAGCCGCGGAGGAAGTCCCCGTCGAGACCGACCGAGCCGACGGTGATGGTGGGCTTGCCGGTGAGCTTCTTGGTCCAGCCCGCCAGGTTCAGTTCCGAGCCCTCGAACTCCGGGAGCCAGTAGCGGCGGGTGGAGGCGTGGAAGGCGTCGACGCCGGCCGCGGTGAGCGGGGCCAGGATCGCCTCCAGCTCCTGCGGGGTCTCGGCGAGCCTGGCGTCGTAGGCCTCCTGCTTCCACTGCGAGTAGCGGAAGATCACCGGGAAGTCGGGGGAGACGCTCTCGCGGACCGCGGCCACGACCTCGGCGGCGAACTTCGTCCGGGCCACGGGGTCGCCGCCGTAGGCGTCGCTGCGGCGGTTCGTCCCCGCCCACAGGAACTGGTCGAGGAGGTAGCCGTGGGCGCCGTGCAGTTCGACGCCGTCGAAGCCGATGCGCTGGGCGGCCGCGGCGGCCTGGGCGAAGGCGCCGATGACGTCGTCCAGGTCGCGCTGGGTCATCGCCTTGCCGGTGCCCTCGGTGCCGTCGACGCGGATGCCGGAGGGGCCGACGGCGGGGGCGTCGGCGTAGGGCGGCTCACCGTGCTTGCGCACCATGCCGATGTGCCACAGCTGCGGCACGATCGTGCCGCCCGCCGCGTGCACGGCCTCGGCGACCTTCGCCCACCCCGCCAGCTGCTCCGGACCGTGGAACCGCGGCACGCGGTCACTCTGCCCGGCCGACTCGTGTCCGACGTAGGTGCCCTCGGTGACGATCAGGCCCACACCCGCGGCGGCACGACGGGCGTAGTACGACCGCACGTCCTCGCCCGGGACGCCGCCCGGGGAGAACATGCGCGTCATCGGCGCCATCGCGATGCGGTTCGGGACGGTCAGGCCGTTGATCGCGAGGGGCCGGGACAGGAGCGCGGCCGCGCGGGAGGTGGAAGACGCAGTGACGGTCATGGGGGTGTCCTTGGAGCTGCCAGACGGTATGTGCACGTGCATTGAAATACGTACAGACCCTACCCCATGAAATATTCAGCTGCCGATGTTTGACAAGCCAAAGCATTTTCGGCGTGGCGGCTTCCCGTGAGGCCTGGGCCCCGTCTTGCGACGCCACCAGATGACGTGGCTCCGATCCCACGGGCCCGGGTGCAACCCTTCCGGCGGACCTGGCGCCTATTCGACATGTCATGTTCTCGCCATGCGAGTCGCCTTCCCCGCGGCCGGTGGGGGCGCCAGCATCCGTCTGCTCCGTGTCGGCGGCAGTCGACACCCATCCGGTACCGCTCGGTATGTCAGGAGAGACATGTCCGGACTGGTCAGAAAAGGCTCCCTCCTCCTCGCCGGTGCTCTGGCCGCTGCGACGGCGTTCACCACTCCCGGGTTCACCACTCCCGGGTTCGCCACCACCGCCCAGGCCGCCTCCCACGGCCCGCGCGCGCCTCAGGCCACCGCTCCCGCCCTCACCCAGGTCAGCAGTGATCCGTACTCCGACGCGCAGGCGCAACACGCCACCGAGGTCGAACCGGACACCTTCAGCTTCGGTGGCACCGTCGTCTCCGCGTTCCAGGTCGGGCGGGTCTCCGGCGGCGGCGCGTCGAACATCGGATGGGCGACGTCGAGCGACGGCGGCCAGAGCTGGACACACGGGTTCATGCCCGCCTCCACCACGAACACCAGCGGCCCGTACACCGCGGCCAGCGACGCCTCGGTGGCCTACGACGCCAAGGACGGTGTCTGGATGGTCTCCTGGCTGGGCGTCACCTCCGGCAGTGAGGTGGACGTGGAGCTCAGCCGCTCCACCGACGGCGGACACACCTGGAGCAGCCCGGTCGGCATCTCCACCGGCACGTTCGACGACAAGAACTGGACGGTCTGCGACGACCACGCGTCCAGCCCGTACTACGGCCACTGCTACACCGAGTACGACGACGCCAACTCCGGCGACGCCGAGCACATGCGCACCTCGGCCGACGGCGGCTTGACCTGGGGCGCGGAGCAGAGCCCGGCCGACAGCCCCAGCGGGTTGGGCGGCCAGCCGGTCGTGCAGCCCAGCGGCACCGTCATCGTGCCGTTCTCCTCGGGCACCCAGAACGCCGAGGACGCCTTCACCTCCAGCGACGGCGGCGCGAGCTGGGCCGCCAGCGTGCAGATCGCCACCGTCTCGCACCACACGGTCGCCGGGCTGGAGGACGACGCCAGCGACACGGCGACGCGCGGCCCCCATGACACCCTGCGCGAGAGCCCGCTGCCGTCAGCCGAGATCGACGCCTCCGGCAAGGTCTACACGGTCTGGTCCGACTGCAGCTTCCGCAGCAACTGCACCAGCAACGACATCATCATGTCGACCTCCACCGACGGCACGACGTGGAGCACACCGGTACGGGTGCCGATCGACGCGGTCAGCAGCACGGCCGACCACTTCACCCCGGGCATCGGCGTGGACCCGAGCAGCTCGGGGAGCACCGCCCGCCTCGGCCTGACGTACTACTACTACCCGAACGCCGCCTGCACGGACACCACCTGCCAGCTGGACGCGGGCTACATCTCCTCCGCCGACGGCGGCGCCACCTGGAGCGCACCCGTCCAGCTGGCCGGCCCGATGACACTGGCCTGGCTGCCGAACACCACCCAGGGCCGGATGTTCGGCGACTACATCGCCACCTCCGTCCTGCCTGGCGGCAACGCCGTCCCCGTCATCCCGGTCGCCCAGGCCCCCAGCGGCAGCACGTTCGACGTGGCGATGTACGCACCGACCGGCG is a window of Kitasatospora kifunensis DNA encoding:
- a CDS encoding glycoside hydrolase family 1 protein, coding for MGALPHCSDRPPAAPVTKEPAVHPSSTTRPRAAAPATGPAPQPADAPCAAAEQQGEPLRFPPGFLWGAATAAYQIEGAVREDGRTPSIWDTFSHTPGKVHAGDTGDLATDHYHRFRQDVALMREFGLMAYRFSISWSRVQPTGRGPVSERGLDFYRRLTDELLAAGIQPVATLYHWDLPQELEDQGGWPVRETAERFGEYAALAARALGDRVAIWTTLNEPWCSAFLGYGSGVHAPGRTGAGDALRAAHHLNLGHGRAVAALHATLPTSSKVTISLNLHQVRALSAAPADLDAARRIDAIGNQIFTGPILHGGYPADLRADTDHLVDWGSLVKPGDEQAIGAPIDLLGINYYTPTLVSGPQSPDSPGQAARHDAHGESEHSPWPGAEHVLFHRPSGELTAMGWSIDPSGLYDLVSDVSQANPGLPLMITENGAAFEDRLSPDGEIHDPERIAYLHAHLTALHRAIGAGADVRGYFLWSLLDNFEWAYGYAKRFGAIHVDYPTGRRTPKDSAHWYAQVARHNAVTALPDQH
- a CDS encoding LacI family DNA-binding transcriptional regulator, with the protein product MTKAATLAEIAIEAGVSTPTVSKVLNGRADVAPATRERVEGLLRQHGYRRRRAAVQSSQLLELVFHELDSLWAMEIIRGVENVVSEEGLSVVLSESSGRLTPGLSWMDGVLARRPTGVVLVLSGLSPSQQAQLTSRDIPFVVMDPAGDPGQQVPSVGTTNWDGGLAATRHLIDLGHRRIGILAGPRRMMCSRARIDGYRAALDIAGITFDPDLVREGEFNHQTGHQAGLELLRPADRPTAVFTGNDMQALGVYEAARELGLRIPEDLSVVGFDDLPVARWVGPPLTTVRQPLTEMAEAATRMVIDLARGNPPSTLRMDLATSLVERSSTAPPRPLPR
- a CDS encoding transposase, which translates into the protein MSEKRRLRPIGSPFVVVGPSGVSVRDRLKGLTSEDERVLRLVGEHLGSLASRDLAIRCADGVGHCADGWAARKRGLTPQSSSRWAGSITKATHDQWALSSRGQAAHLDSLDAGIRTLRHRLSLPIGEKGHKHASGGYRSRREWFVKSRRLHALEERRAAVGADRDAGRVRVVRGGRKLLNTRHHLTAAQLTEAQWRQRWEAARWFLSADGESGKRYGNETIRVSPDGEVSIRLPAPLAALANAGHSRYVLAARVAFAHRGAEWADRVEGDRAVAYRIHHDVARGRWYLDAAWTRPVVRTVPLERARANGMVGVDTNADHFAAWRLDKHGNPIGEPHRFPYDLSGSAGHRDAQIRHAITRLLHWAKRCGVNAIGLENLDFADEKTREKHGRKKRFRQLISGIPTGKLKARLVSMAAELDLAIVAADPAYTSIWGAQHWQKPLTTPRRTTTRHDSAAVAIGRRALGHSIRRRTAPPHDDQSDRRGHRTVQAEPGDRGREETRRPVTERAHDARTRTGTKRTRATSRASNTVRDARSDQHWVQDSLLLT
- a CDS encoding NADH:flavin oxidoreductase; the encoded protein is MTVTASSTSRAAALLSRPLAINGLTVPNRIAMAPMTRMFSPGGVPGEDVRSYYARRAAAGVGLIVTEGTYVGHESAGQSDRVPRFHGPEQLAGWAKVAEAVHAAGGTIVPQLWHIGMVRKHGEPPYADAPAVGPSGIRVDGTEGTGKAMTQRDLDDVIGAFAQAAAAAQRIGFDGVELHGAHGYLLDQFLWAGTNRRSDAYGGDPVARTKFAAEVVAAVRESVSPDFPVIFRYSQWKQEAYDARLAETPQELEAILAPLTAAGVDAFHASTRRYWLPEFEGSELNLAGWTKKLTGKPTITVGSVGLDGDFLRGFSGEGAPVQGIDNLLDRLEREEFDLVAVGRALLQDPLWAAKVLGDRFEELKPYDAAAVKTLS
- a CDS encoding putative Ig domain-containing protein, which gives rise to MSGLVRKGSLLLAGALAAATAFTTPGFTTPGFATTAQAASHGPRAPQATAPALTQVSSDPYSDAQAQHATEVEPDTFSFGGTVVSAFQVGRVSGGGASNIGWATSSDGGQSWTHGFMPASTTNTSGPYTAASDASVAYDAKDGVWMVSWLGVTSGSEVDVELSRSTDGGHTWSSPVGISTGTFDDKNWTVCDDHASSPYYGHCYTEYDDANSGDAEHMRTSADGGLTWGAEQSPADSPSGLGGQPVVQPSGTVIVPFSSGTQNAEDAFTSSDGGASWAASVQIATVSHHTVAGLEDDASDTATRGPHDTLRESPLPSAEIDASGKVYTVWSDCSFRSNCTSNDIIMSTSTDGTTWSTPVRVPIDAVSSTADHFTPGIGVDPSSSGSTARLGLTYYYYPNAACTDTTCQLDAGYISSADGGATWSAPVQLAGPMTLAWLPNTTQGRMFGDYIATSVLPGGNAVPVIPVAQAPSGSTFDVAMYAPTGGLPIGQAAGNTVTVTNPGNQSGTAGTALTLQINGTDSGGAGLTYSATGLPAGLSISASGLISGTPTIAGTSSVTVTATDSTGASGQTAFTWAVNPSGGGGCTSPGQKLGNPGFETGSASPWSMTAGVLNSDTVSEPSHSGSWDAWLDGYGSTHTDTLAQTVTTPAGCSANFSFYLHIDTAETTTTAAHDTLTVQVLNSSGTVLATLATYSNLNAAGGYQQHSFDLSSYAGQSVTLKFTGTENASLQTSFVIDDTALNAS